The Phormidium sp. PBR-2020 DNA segment AGGCCGCAATCACCTCATCGCCCCGGTCCTTCAACTGTCGGCAATACTCACAGCCAATACCGCCGCTTGCCCCAGTCACAAGATAGGTAGCCTTGACATCCTCCCCCACTTAAGCCATCTCGCTACGCTTGATGTCTTTGAAGTGGGGGACTCCCAATCCTCGCGAATCAGGATTTCTGCTTCGTTCCGTGCCAACTAGAGCATCATGACTGATACTCCCCGTTGCATCCAGTCCACAGACATTTTCCACCACCGTCTGCCCGACGGCTGTTAGACCACGATTTCTGATTTCTTGACTCGCGGCTACATCTCTTGTAGTTTGATATCCACACTCATCACAGTGGTGAACGCGAATAGCCAACGTTTTCTTGCCCGTATGTGCCCCACAGTTAGGACAGGTCTGGCTTGTGCCATCCTTATTGACCTTGGCGAAGTAGGTATCCGTTTTCCAACAGACCCACTCCAATCGATGGACAAACTGACCAAACCCCGCATCAGCACTGTGTCTTGATAGCATTCCTCTTTGCCAACTGACAACGTTGAGATCTTCGACAAAAATCATGCCAGCACCCTCACAAAGATGGTGAGCTAATTTAAAATGCCAATCTTTACGATGGTCAGATATCCGTTGATGTAGCCGAGCTATCTTTTGGTTTAACTTGTGTCGATTATTTGACCCGTTTTGTTTATTCTTTAACCGGCGTTGTAGCAATTTAAGCTGACGCTGCTTAGTTTTCAAGAACCGAGGTCGCTTAATCTCTTCACCGTCACTGGTCGCGACGAACTTATCGAATCCTAAATCTAATCCTCGTGGATGACCCTGAGGCATGGGTTGAGGAACATCAACATTGAGCTGGAGTGACAGCATCACAAAGTAACCCGATGCTTTTCTGACGATTCGTGCTTGCTTGACCTCAAATCCCTCAGGAATGGGTCTTGACTGTCGCCATTTAATCCACCCCAACTTAGGGAATTTAATCGCATCATCTTTAATTGGCTCTTTCCCGAGCTGAGGAAAGACAAACGAGCGCATCCGATACTTGTTTTTAAAGCGCGGAAACCCAAATCCTCTGGCTTTCATATCATCCCAGGCTCGATCCAACGTTCTGAGGACTTGCTGCAAAACCTGAGAATGAACGGTTTTTAAGTGAGGATATTGGGGCTTAGCGTCTGTGAGTTGCTTGGCTTGTTTGTGATAGCTCGGAAAAGGCTCATTGGCTGAAATGATATACTCAGCTCTCAGGGAACAAGCGTTGACCGGTGACCGACGAGAGCTACACCAATCTTTACGCTGACGAAGCGCAAAGTTCCAAACCGAACGACAGACATCTAGCGTGTGCTCGATGGTAGCCATCTGTTCGGCTGTGGGTTGTAACTTGTACTCGTAGGTCATGGTTAGCATGACTCCAGTTTACCTTACATGAGTTGTTTTGGAATGTAAAGATTCGTGTATTTGCCAATGGTCGGGACATCGAACCCATCAATTGGCTTGAGGGAGTCCATGTATCCCTGCCTTAAACCTTGTTCGTCTGAACGACTCACTCGACGGGTTTTGAAGGCAGGGTTTTATTGCTCCCTCAAACTCCCTCTTCCGTGATAAACGTTTCCTCGATCCAGTTTAAGAAATTCCCACCAGATCCTACGATATTGAAGCAAGAGGGCGCGCCACTTGCGGTACGCCCCTACGTCTATCCCCTCTTGGGAGGGGTGCCCGGAGGGCGGGGTGGGTTATGCCTCTTGCCTCTTGCCTCTTGCCTCTTGCCTCTTGCCTCTTGCCTTCTTCCCCATGCTCATTCTCACCCTCCTCTCACTCACCATTTGGATCAGCCTCCTCGCCTTTCGCGGACAATTTTGGCGATCGCACATTCAACTGTCCCCGGTTCCCCCCAACTTCGACACCTTACCCAGCGTTTGTGCCATCATCCCGGCCCGTAACGAAGCCGATATACTGCCCAAAACCCTGCGATCGCTCCTCATGCAAGAGAACATCAGCCAATTGCGGGTGATTCTCGTCGATGATCGCAGCGAGGACGGAACCGCTGATGTGGCCCGGGCGATCGCCGCCGACATCAACGCCCTCGCAGAAGAATTAAACCTCACCCTCCCCCAACTCGAAATTATCACCGCCGATCCCCTTCCCCCCGGTTGGAGCGGTAAACTCTGGGCCATGGACCAAGGCGTGCATCATGGAGAACGCTATAGCCCAGACTATTACCTCCTCACCGATGCCGACATCCAACATCACCCACAAAACCTACAGCAACTGCTCTTCAAAGCCGAACGAGACGGCCTCGATCTCGTCTCCCTAATGGTGAAACTACGCTGTCAGAGTTTCTGGGAACGATTGCTCATTCCCCCATTTATCTATTTCTTTCAAAAACTCTACCCCTTCGACTGGGTCAACACCCCCCAAAAATCCACCGCCGCCGCTGCCGGAGGCTGTATTCTCATCCGTCGCCCGGCCCTAGAACGCATTGGAGGACTAGCTGCCATTAAACAGACTCTCATTGATGACTGCGCCCTCGCCCAAGCCGTCAAACGGGGTCAACGTCAGGAGTATCATGGCATTTGGTTAGGCCTAAGCCAACAGACCCTCAGTTTACGCCCCTATCGCTCCCTCTGGAGTATTTGGGGGATGGTAGCCCGCACCGCCTACACCCAACTCAAACACTCTCCCCTCCTACTCCTGTTTACCCTGCTCGCCATGGGAGTCACCTATCTTGTTCCCCCCATCGCCCTAATTTGGGGCATCCTCAACAGCGACTCCTTTATCGCCTTTATCGGCTTCGCCACCTGGTTCTTAATGGCCTTTTCCCTCCTCCCCACCCTACGCCTCTACCAACAACCCCCCTTCCTAGGACTCATTCTGCCCCTAATTGCCGCCCTCTATAGTCTCATGACCCTGGATTCCGCCCTACGCCATTGGTTCGGCCGGGGCGGCGCTTGGAAAGGTCGAGTTTATCGGGGCAAGGGTACAGCCTAAACCCATCATTGCCCTATCCCCAACCGCCTAAACAGGATAAGATTATCTTTGCTGGCAAACCGCCAGAACACCGTTGTTATGAGAAGGTTATGGACGCGGCTGAACTATTAAATCGCTATGGCACAGGCGTTCGCGATTTTAGTGGCGTTGATTTACGACGCATTTCCCTAAGTCGAGCCGATCTGTATCAGATTTGCTTGAAAGATGCCATTCTCAGCGGCGCCTCCCTAGCCGATGCAGATTTGCGCGGCGCAGACTTGTCGAAAACAGATTTTGTCGGGGCCCGCCTCAATGGCGCATCCTTGGTGGGGGCGACTCTCTATGGTGCCGATTTGACGCAAGTGGAAATGCGATCGGCAGACTTATATCGCGTGGATTTGCGCCAAGCCTGTTTGAAAGGCGCAGACTTGTACGAATCAGACTTTCGGGAAGTGAATCTCGAAGGGGCGAACCTCTGTGAAGCCAGTTTACGAGGGGCCAACTTTCGCCAGGTGAAGCTGGATCAGGTGAAACTCCATGATGCCGATTTACGGGGTGCCGATTTACGAGGGGCCAGTTGGATCGGGGTGGAATTGATCCGCGCCTATTTTGAGGAAGCCAATCTCAGCTATGCCAACATGGGAGGAGTCTCCTTTGATGGCGCCAATCTACAAAAGGCCAATATGAGTTGTTCGATTTTAAGTGGCGCGAACCTGACGGAGGTTAATCTCTCGGGAGCGTCCTTAAAGGGAACGAAGTTAGATCAAGCCAATCTCTACGGTGCCAATCTCAGCAATGCTGATTTGACGCAAGCGGATTTGAAGATGGCCGATTTAACCAGTGCCGATTTAAGTTACGCCAACCTCACAGGGGCTGACTTATGGGGCGCTCACATGACCGCAGCCAACCTCCACGGCGCTATTCTCCCTGACGGAACTCGCCAAGGTTAGGGGAGAAGAAGGCAAGAGGCAAGGGGCAAGGGGCAAAAGGCAAGGGGCAAGAGGCAAAAGGCAAGGGGCAAAAGGCAAAAGGCAAGAGGCAAGGGGCAAAAGGCAAAAGGCAAAAGGCAAAAGGCGATCGCCCGGAGAGGGCGAACGGCCGTTCGCCCCTACATCTTCCTCTGTGTCCTCGGGCGACCGCAAGGGTACGCCCCTACGTGGTTCTCCCTGTTCCCTGTTCCCTGTTCCCTGTTCCCCCTATTGCCTACTGCCTACTGCCTACTGCCTTCTTCTTCCCTATTGCCTCTTGCCTTCTTCTCCCCTGTTCCCTATCCCCTATTCCCTATGACCACAACATCCTTAGAAACCCAACTCACTCAACTCCAAACCACTGCTACCGAGGAGATTAACGCTGCCGCTAGTCTAGAGCAGCTTGAGTCTCTGCGGGTAGGCTATTTAGGTAAAAAGGGGCAAGTCTCGAAAATTCTGGGCGGTATGGGAAAACTGGACCCGGGCGATCGCCCCAAGGTCGGGAAACTGGCCAACGAGGTCAAAACTGCCCTGGAAACGGCTCTAACGGACAAAAAAGATACGTTACAACACGCGGCAATTCAAGCCCGTCTGGCCTCGGAAACCCTAGATGTAACGATGCCAGCCGTGGTGGTTCCCCAAGGCCGTCGCCATCCTCTCAATAGCACCATCGATCGCATCCTCGATATCTTTGTTGGACTCGGCTATACGGTAGCCACGGGCCCGGAAATTGAGACGGATTACTATAATTTCGAGGCCCTGAATACCCCGGCAGATCACCCGGCCCGGGATATGCAGGATACCTTCTATTTACCGGGCGATCGCCTGTTGCGAACCCACACGTCCTCGGTGCAAATCCGCTATATGGAACAGCAACAGCCCCCCATCCGCGTTGTGGCCCCAGGACGAGTCTATCGCCGGGATACGGTGGATGCTACTCACTCGGCGGTGTTCCATCAGATTGAACTGCTGGCGGTGGATGAAGGGTTGACGTTCACGGACTTAAAAGGCACAATCCGCGAGTTTGTTCGCCAGATTTTTGGCGATGTGGAAATTCGCTTTCGCCCCAGTTATTTCCCCTTCACTGAACCCAGTGCGGAGGTGGATGTGAAATGGAAGGGCGACTGGTTGGAAGTCCTCGGCTGCGGAACGGTCGATCCCAATGTCCTGGAAGCGGTGGGCTACGATAGTCAACGCTATACGGGCTTTGCGGCAGGGTTTGGGGTGGAACGCTTTGCGATGGTTCTCCACCAAATGGACGATATTCGCCGCCTCTATAACAGTGATTTGCGCTTCCTAAGGCAGTTCAATTAATTGACGATTAATGGACGGCTATGCTCCTATAAACTCTCTAGTCCCCGTATCACGGTGTAGGTGGCCATCAGTAGCAATAACAGACGAAAGAGTTGATTCACCCGATGTTCCGGTAACTTGGGAAGGGTGCGACTGCCCAGTTGCGCCCCCAACACTCCCCCCAGGGACAATAACGCACCGGCCATCCATAAGACGTTCCCCTGAAGGGTATGCCGCCATAAGCCGGATAGGGCAATAAACAGAATTGCCCCTAAACTGGTTCGCACGGCTTGCTTAATGCCGATTCCCACCAACAGCATCTGGAGGGGAACCATCACCACCCCACCACCTACACCAAATAAACCGGATAACATCCCCGCCAGCAGGCCAATCCCCACCATGATGAGAAAAAACCCTCTCGGAGAGGATTGAGGGGGTTCTGGGCTGGGGTTGGTTTTCGCGAGACGGCGACGCACCCCCATTAAATAGATGGTTAACAGTTGCAGGCCGGCAAAACTAAAGGCCAACAGCCATGAGGGTAGCCAACCCGCTAGCCAGGCCCCCAGTTGCGCGGTACTCATTCCCCCCAGGGCTAACCCCAGGGAACCGCGAGGATGTAAGTCTTCCGTCTGCCAGTTGCGGAAACTGCCGGAGAGGGCGTTGATGAAAACAGCAACTAAACTGGTGGCGACGGCTTGTTGAATCGGTGCGCCCCAGGCCAGTAGGCCGGGAACCATCAGCGCCCCGCCGCCAATCCCGAGTAGGCCGGAGGCGACGCCGGTGAAGAGTCCGAGGAGAATCAGTAAAACGTCGGCGATCGCCATAATTCTTAGGCTTATAATGCTTTGACTTATGATTCTTAGGCTTTGGGATGCGGTTGTCGGGCTTGACGGAAGACTTCGGCGGCAAAGTCGGGGTTCTCGGACATCCGCCGAAACAAGGGCGGTAAGTCTTGGGCGTGTTGCTTCAGGAACCGCTCATAACAGCGTGGGGTGCGCCCGGCAAGAAAGACTAATTCCTCGGCGTTGAGGTTGAGACATTGGGCAATGGCGCGAATTACCTCTTCTTTGGCGGCGTAGTCGGCGCGATCGTTCTCCAGTTTGGAGAGATAGGTAAAGTCTAACTCCAGTTGTTGCGCCAGACCCCGCTGGGATAAGCCTAATTCTTTGCGGGCGCTGCGAATGACTTGTCCAAAGCTTGCTTCCACAATCAGATCCTCAGGGCTAGGGGCAGGAGATCCCGATGGGGCGATCGCCGTCGGGCTGGGTTGGCTTCTTTACAGTTTAGCCAGTGCTTGACAAAAAAATCAACGTTGGCTACAGTGGAGTTAAGTTGATTTTTAAATCAACATTGCGAACGAGAGCGACGCAGCAGACTCTGTCAGATTGGGTCAAGGCTTCGGCCGAGGCTCAATCTGACCTTCCTAAAGCAATATCATTCACAGCAATATCATCTAGAGTGAGGCTTCAAGACCATGAGCGACGCGTTTAAGACGGCGGGGATTGAGGAATTGCAGGCGATTATCACCGCGCAGCAACAGCAGGCCTATCAGGTAAGGACACGGGAAGAGGAGGCGCAACAGCAGCAGAATCAGCAGTTGATGTCCCAGGTGGCGGGATATACCAGCGATGCCATTGTGCGGGGGTTAGCGGACTTGCAACTGGAGTTTGAGACTCAGGTGAGCCAGTTGGGCGATCGCCTACAAGGGGAAGTGGCCAAACAAGGACAGTTGCAACAGGCCATCAGCCTGGCTCGCCAACAGCAGCAGCAACTGCATCAAATCGGCATCGTCGCCGATGGCTTGTGGTCCTTGCGGCGAGAACAGGCCCAGAAGCAACGACAATTGCAGGATGCGATCGCCCAAGCCTTGGAGGAATTAGAAACCCACCAGGAACAGACTCGCAAACAATGGCAACAGCAGCAACAGCAGCAGCAAAACCACTGGGAGGCGAAACGCCAACAGCGACAAAAACAACGACAGCAACAGGAAGCTGATGCGGCCTATGAACAGCAACAGCGGCGACAACGGGATGCTGATGAGTATGGACGCATCCTGCGAGAGCAACAGCATCAGCTATCGCAACAGGGTTACCAGAAGCAGAAAGACTCGGAGGCGCGGGAGGCGGTTTTAAGGGCTAATCAGGAGAAAATCAACGCCTATCGTGAGCAAGTTGCCCAGATGGAGACCACGCTACAGGAGAGCTTTAACCAGGCTAAAACCGAGGCAATTCGAGAGGTTCATCAGCAGTCGAGAAGTCGTCGGGAGTTGCTAGAGAAAACCTGGGAGGGGCAACAACAGGGCTATGAGGTGAAACTGGAGTCTTTGCAGGAGAGTTTGGCGCAATATGACGCACAACTGGCGGAGATTAGCCAGCAATTACAAGCTGCTCGGGACCAAGCTCGGGCCTTATCGGTTCAGGCCTTTGGCTAATGCCTTGAGAAAGGATTGAATCTCTAATTCTCAATTCTACAAACCATCAAAATAAGTTAGGAGTTGAATCATGGCAAAACGGTTGACGACTCGTAATACTAAGGCCGAGATTTTAGCCGCCTATGAGGCATTGGCTGAGGAGAAAAAGCAGGTCGAGTCTGCACTGAAACAGTCCCGGCGATCGCCCCAGGGGGAGGGGACGCGATCGCCCGCCCCTGAACCATCATCTGCCTCAGAGCCAGTTCCAGTTCAGGGGGAGAGGGCCCAAGTCATCGAGGAGAGTGAAACTCCCATTGCCCAGCTCAAGCAAGTTCAATTGCAATTTGGCGGTTTTGTGCATCAGTTGTCTCAGGCGTTAAGCCAAGAAGCTAGTCAATTTGCTGAGGTCTCTGGGGCGATTCAGGCTGAACAAGAACGGTTAGGAGAGTTGTATGAGATTGAGACCCTTGATGAGACCACATTAAGCCAGTTAATTGAGACTTATTTAGAGGAGTCGAAGCAGTTTTCTGACGAATTTGCTCAGGAACAAGAGCGGCTGCAAGAGGACTTAGAGCAGCAACAATGGGACTGGCTTAAGGAACAAGAGGACTGGCAGCGTTCTTTCGATGACGAGCAGCAGCAGTTAGAACTAAACTGGCAGCGAGATGAGCAAGAGTATAGCTATCAACAGCAGCAACAGCAGCAACTGGATGAGGAAGCGTATCAGCAACAGCAGCAGCAGCAGTATCGACGCTTAGGGGAGATGCGAGAGGAACAGGAACGGCTGTGGCGGGACCAAGAAGCGGCCCTGGCTGAGCGAGAACAGGAGTTTGAGGACCTCAGCCGGAAAGTTGAGCAGTTCCCCAATCAGCAGGATGAGCAGATCAAGATGGGGAAACGCCAGGGAGAGGCGATCGCCCACCATCAAGTCAAAGCCGCCCTAGACCTGCGTCAGCAAGAGATTGAGGGGCAAAAACAGCGGTATGACTTACGCATCGAGGGCTTAGAACGGACCATCGGCGATCGCCAACAGCAACTCCAGACCCTCTCCCTCCAACTCCAAGCCACCCTAGAGCAGGTACAAGAGTTAGCCGTCAAAGCCATCGAAGGCCACGCCAACCGTGACTCCATCGAGGCGGTCAAAGAGATTGCCCTAGAACAAGCGAAAACCATGGGGCGAAACAAGTAGGGAGCGGCATCCGTTAAGATAGACCTGGATGATAGCCCAGATCAGCTCGTCGTCCACCACTTAACGGTCATGGGGGAGTCGTTCAAACCATGTTAATCGAAGATGAAGAACTCCGGGGCATCTTCCAAGAAGCCAGCGAAGATGGTTTAAGAACAATTAGGGAAGGACTGACCCAGCTGCGCGAGCGTCCTGATGACCAGGACCTCCTAGAGGAGTTACTTCGAGAAAGTCATTCTCTCAAAGGGAATGCCGGGATGTTGGGTTTAAAAGATATCGCCACCTTAACCCAACAGTGGGAACATCTGCTCAGTCAAGTGCACGATGGCAAGACGGACTTTTCCGAGGATCTCGCGCGACGACTTGAGGATGGCTTAACCGCCTTGGAGGGCTTAGTCCATGAGGCGATCACTGGGGAACCCTCGGGGGTTCAAACCTTTTACATTTTAGCGGAGCTGATGGGGTCGGAAGAGACCTCCTCCAGCCCCAGTCCTGAGGTGGCGGAGACGCCCCAGACCCCGGAGTTAGCGAGCCTGCCCCCAGCCGAAGAGCCACCTCGTCTCCCCACCCCCCAGAGCGCCCCGGAACCGCCCTCAGATGCTGGGGAAATTGAGGATGTGTTGAGCCGTCTTGAAGTGGGACTGGTGGAGATCGAAGAGGAGGCAGCTAATCCCAAGGTGCAGGATGGAGTGCGTCAACGGGAGCTGCTGGAAGCTCTGTTTGCGGATCTCGATATCTTGGAACGGCTGACGGGGAATGATCCGAATCTGCAAACTCGGACTAATGCTTGGAAACAAGATCTCGCTCAGGTGATGGAGAGCGACGGCGGTTTTGAAACTGAGGCCGATCGCCTCTACGAGGGACTTGATGCCATCCGTGACTATTTCCGCCCCGACTTGGCCTCCCGTCAAGAGCCGGCCCCAACCTCAGCCCCAGTCCGAGAGCATCCAGCTCCTGCTGAACCGATGCAAGTGGACTACATCGAGGATGAGGAGCTGCGGCATACCTTCCAACTGGCGAGTCAAGATCATCTGCAAAAACTCTATGATGGCTTATTGCATTTAGAACAATCTCCGGACGATCGCGTCAAACTCGATGATATGCTGCGGGAAATCCATAGCTTGAAAGGGGATGCGGGGATGCTCGGGGTGAATGCCGTGGCCCAACTGGCCCATGAGTGGGAACAGGCCTTGGCCCCGGTTAAATCTGGGGAAGTGGTCTTAACCAGCGAACGCTGCGATGAGCTGCTGCGGGGGCTAGACTATATCCGACAGTGTGTTGACCAGGCGGTGACCCTGAACGATGCCCCGGAGCCGTCACCGGAGGACAACTCCACCTCCCCTCCGGTGGCGGAGAGTCGTTATATCGAGGATGAGGAGTTACGGCAGACGTTCCAGGTGGCGAGTGAGGATCACTTGCAGAAACTCGATGCCGGTTTGTTGTATTTGGAAACTCATCCCCAAGATGGGGCGAAATTAGATGAATTGCTGCGGGAAATCCACAGTATTAAAGGGGATGCGGCCATGTTGGGCATGACGGATATGGCTCAACTGGCTCATGAGTGGGAACAGCAATTGCTGCCGGTGAAGGAGGGGACACAGTCTTTTGATGCGTCTCTGTGCGATCGCCTTGGGGAAGGGATTAAGGCTCTACAACAACTGGTTCAGGAAGCCATAACCAATAGTCCGGCCCAACTGTCTCTGTTGGACAGTTTGGCAACTCTGCGCGGTGAGGCTCCGGGAAGACCCCCCACTGGCTCGCTCTCCTCGGGCAGTTCATCGGCTTCTGGGGGAACCTCCGAGCCGGATGAGGGCAACTATCGCATTGACACCATCCGGGTGGATACTCAGAATTTAGATGCTCTGATGACCACCGCCGGAGAACTGACGGTGACCAAGATTCGCATTGCTCACCGACTTTCGGAAATTGAGGAAGTGGTGGTCTTTTGGGAGGAATGGGCCCGTGAGGCTGGGAATATGTCTTTGAAGCTCAGTCATCCCTTACAGGATGAACTGCAAAAAACTATGCAGCGT contains these protein-coding regions:
- a CDS encoding Hpt domain-containing protein, whose product is MLIEDEELRGIFQEASEDGLRTIREGLTQLRERPDDQDLLEELLRESHSLKGNAGMLGLKDIATLTQQWEHLLSQVHDGKTDFSEDLARRLEDGLTALEGLVHEAITGEPSGVQTFYILAELMGSEETSSSPSPEVAETPQTPELASLPPAEEPPRLPTPQSAPEPPSDAGEIEDVLSRLEVGLVEIEEEAANPKVQDGVRQRELLEALFADLDILERLTGNDPNLQTRTNAWKQDLAQVMESDGGFETEADRLYEGLDAIRDYFRPDLASRQEPAPTSAPVREHPAPAEPMQVDYIEDEELRHTFQLASQDHLQKLYDGLLHLEQSPDDRVKLDDMLREIHSLKGDAGMLGVNAVAQLAHEWEQALAPVKSGEVVLTSERCDELLRGLDYIRQCVDQAVTLNDAPEPSPEDNSTSPPVAESRYIEDEELRQTFQVASEDHLQKLDAGLLYLETHPQDGAKLDELLREIHSIKGDAAMLGMTDMAQLAHEWEQQLLPVKEGTQSFDASLCDRLGEGIKALQQLVQEAITNSPAQLSLLDSLATLRGEAPGRPPTGSLSSGSSSASGGTSEPDEGNYRIDTIRVDTQNLDALMTTAGELTVTKIRIAHRLSEIEEVVVFWEEWAREAGNMSLKLSHPLQDELQKTMQRQGIAALGMGDERGDARVGYEGRFNGATHSALLNFARFQEQNQDRLETLGKLVNRLQTGIAEDTARLETLADDIEEGVRTLRLLPLSTIFNLYPRLVRDLARSQGKEVRLKIIGGETRADKRILEDMKDPLTHIIRNAIDHGIESPEERKRQGKPSTATITLRGYQTASTIVIEVSDDGRGLEIEKIKKTALKNEVVSPTELEAMTPGQIQNLIFMPGFSTRSFVTEVSGRGVGLDVVRANVERLKGSVHVMSKPGQGCSMSLQLGTTLATAHVLLLEVQHIYHEATGTTLPRQSYALPVEFVQTAVMIAPDDIFSLEGRETILYDNQPISVVHLADILELPINLEMQEAQKSLACILLKVGEEWLGVLVDRLIDEQDAILKPQSQLLKRVRNVSGATILGTGEVCMVLNPVDIIKSVRGVHRRATQVADAFTHVEGTRTEETAKQTLLLVEDSITTRTQEKRILEAAGYEVVTAVDGVDGYNKLRSGQFDAVVSDIQMPNLDGLELTARIRTHPDYSELPIILVTSLATDEDRRRGAEAGANAYITKSSFNQDVLVETLQRLI
- the pheS gene encoding phenylalanine--tRNA ligase subunit alpha, producing MTTTSLETQLTQLQTTATEEINAAASLEQLESLRVGYLGKKGQVSKILGGMGKLDPGDRPKVGKLANEVKTALETALTDKKDTLQHAAIQARLASETLDVTMPAVVVPQGRRHPLNSTIDRILDIFVGLGYTVATGPEIETDYYNFEALNTPADHPARDMQDTFYLPGDRLLRTHTSSVQIRYMEQQQPPIRVVAPGRVYRRDTVDATHSAVFHQIELLAVDEGLTFTDLKGTIREFVRQIFGDVEIRFRPSYFPFTEPSAEVDVKWKGDWLEVLGCGTVDPNVLEAVGYDSQRYTGFAAGFGVERFAMVLHQMDDIRRLYNSDLRFLRQFN
- a CDS encoding helix-turn-helix domain-containing protein; translated protein: MEASFGQVIRSARKELGLSQRGLAQQLELDFTYLSKLENDRADYAAKEEVIRAIAQCLNLNAEELVFLAGRTPRCYERFLKQHAQDLPPLFRRMSENPDFAAEVFRQARQPHPKA
- a CDS encoding pentapeptide repeat-containing protein, which encodes MDAAELLNRYGTGVRDFSGVDLRRISLSRADLYQICLKDAILSGASLADADLRGADLSKTDFVGARLNGASLVGATLYGADLTQVEMRSADLYRVDLRQACLKGADLYESDFREVNLEGANLCEASLRGANFRQVKLDQVKLHDADLRGADLRGASWIGVELIRAYFEEANLSYANMGGVSFDGANLQKANMSCSILSGANLTEVNLSGASLKGTKLDQANLYGANLSNADLTQADLKMADLTSADLSYANLTGADLWGAHMTAANLHGAILPDGTRQG
- a CDS encoding transposase, with translation MLTMTYEYKLQPTAEQMATIEHTLDVCRSVWNFALRQRKDWCSSRRSPVNACSLRAEYIISANEPFPSYHKQAKQLTDAKPQYPHLKTVHSQVLQQVLRTLDRAWDDMKARGFGFPRFKNKYRMRSFVFPQLGKEPIKDDAIKFPKLGWIKWRQSRPIPEGFEVKQARIVRKASGYFVMLSLQLNVDVPQPMPQGHPRGLDLGFDKFVATSDGEEIKRPRFLKTKQRQLKLLQRRLKNKQNGSNNRHKLNQKIARLHQRISDHRKDWHFKLAHHLCEGAGMIFVEDLNVVSWQRGMLSRHSADAGFGQFVHRLEWVCWKTDTYFAKVNKDGTSQTCPNCGAHTGKKTLAIRVHHCDECGYQTTRDVAASQEIRNRGLTAVGQTVVENVCGLDATGSISHDALVGTERSRNPDSRGLGVPHFKDIKRSEMA
- a CDS encoding sulfite exporter TauE/SafE family protein; amino-acid sequence: MAIADVLLILLGLFTGVASGLLGIGGGALMVPGLLAWGAPIQQAVATSLVAVFINALSGSFRNWQTEDLHPRGSLGLALGGMSTAQLGAWLAGWLPSWLLAFSFAGLQLLTIYLMGVRRRLAKTNPSPEPPQSSPRGFFLIMVGIGLLAGMLSGLFGVGGGVVMVPLQMLLVGIGIKQAVRTSLGAILFIALSGLWRHTLQGNVLWMAGALLSLGGVLGAQLGSRTLPKLPEHRVNQLFRLLLLLMATYTVIRGLESL
- a CDS encoding glycosyltransferase yields the protein MLILTLLSLTIWISLLAFRGQFWRSHIQLSPVPPNFDTLPSVCAIIPARNEADILPKTLRSLLMQENISQLRVILVDDRSEDGTADVARAIAADINALAEELNLTLPQLEIITADPLPPGWSGKLWAMDQGVHHGERYSPDYYLLTDADIQHHPQNLQQLLFKAERDGLDLVSLMVKLRCQSFWERLLIPPFIYFFQKLYPFDWVNTPQKSTAAAAGGCILIRRPALERIGGLAAIKQTLIDDCALAQAVKRGQRQEYHGIWLGLSQQTLSLRPYRSLWSIWGMVARTAYTQLKHSPLLLLFTLLAMGVTYLVPPIALIWGILNSDSFIAFIGFATWFLMAFSLLPTLRLYQQPPFLGLILPLIAALYSLMTLDSALRHWFGRGGAWKGRVYRGKGTA